The window AGTTGGTGATATAACTACACTTTGTTGGTGATGTATCTACAGTTTattggtgatatatctacagttagttaGTGATATATCTATAGTTACTTTTGGGGAATGGGAAATAAGAGATAAGGTATAACGTGTCCCCATTTAAAAAGTTCTGGAAGTAATTCAAATCAAATATGAAATAagcaaaactatttttattcttactttaaAACTGTCTTTCACTAGGACTCACtcaatattattatgtaatttcatatgttttatcaaaaaatcagtttttgtttctgAGTTTATATGACCTTGCATTTTTTCTGAAAACTAGcacaattttatgaaaataaaaccagTACGTGCAAAGTTATAGTAGTGTATTTGTAATTACTTCACTAATACGTCAAGGTCGATGCAAACAGAGCGATCTGTTAcgaaataattttaatcttttctCCAATAAAATTTTCTAAGAGTTATCATAGAAGACAAGAATTTTATGctttacttaatttattaaatgaaatttatttaaataaagtttgattATAGAAACTTATATTAGAACACATAGAACGTAACACATCAGTAATACTTATATTAGAACACATAAAACGTAACACAACAGTAATACGATTTTAATctcaaaataattgaaattaccTAAAATGTCTTTGTTGAACAGCAAATCAATAGAATCTGCAAAAGACATAATGGAAAAGCTACTTTGTAACAGTCCTGTACCAAAATGGATTTTGAAAtgacatcaataataataatgaagtgaAAAACTAAGGCGTTTCCAAAGAAGTTAATTACAGTCCTAACATGATAAGCTATATGTACTATATTACGAATTCTATCGTGTGTAAAGTTTAGTCATATTATTTAGAAATGTCATTATACTGTAGAATATCACTAAATGTATTTACTCGAATTTTAAATCGTAGAAACTATTGTAAGGTTTATTGATAACGTACACCATCTTGATTAGGAGACAAAATTATATTCTGTGTGAAGGAATGAGAAAGGCTTGTGAAATTACAATAAGCTTGAATAAGTTATTATATGATTTTCAATGTAATATACAAAATTTCACAACAAGCGTGATTAATTCTCATTTAGCTTCTTAATTTTTCaaggaagaaaatatttttaggttgAAGAACCAGTGTGATAAAAGTGTTTACCTgatctgtatttttaaaattgaagATATGGACTGCAACGGTATGTGAATTTAATTTCAATTCATCCTCAAACAAGTGATTAGAGATAATTAAACTGTGCTATAGCTATTTACTCATAAACCACTAAATATTTCAATTGGCAGCGACTAGAATAATTTAAGACTTTAGATATCCATTGCCAATGATTATAACTTAAGTTACAATCAGTCAAGAATCAAGCCTCACACATTTCTTATCCCTAGTCATGCCCTACAAGAAACCAATAAAAAAGGTAGACATTACATCAAAACCCTATATATCTTCACTTATTCTGATCTGAACAAAATAACGATTCTGCTTTAGGTGTGCTTTTGGTCTATACTCCACCATTTTTGTTCAGGTAGACTTTTGTTTCAGTATCGCAATATTTGTTAACCATATAAGTCTCATTTAACGTTAAGGAAGTACAATTGAGCGTGCAGATGATACATTAGACGGGTACGAACTTATTTTTGAGAAAGCAGGATTGTGTTGACATTTGTTGAGTTACGTTTCTTTTTCAGTGTTCATTGCCATCTGGTGACTATTAAAAGTTGAGTGTCTATTTCCTCAATTTACAATATCGTTTTAAGAAGAAGGtttctacatacattttttttattttgcgttaACCCTAATTTGCATTTTCTAGGTTAGAAGCTTATTTGCTTCGTTTCTTTACTGTAaatggaaatttattttatttcagaacGCTACTTTCTTAACTTCGATACTGCaataatattctttaatatacaataaaaattcagCTTGTCCTTGTGGTTAGGAAACTCAACTCACTAATCTAAGAGTcatggatttgaatccccgtctcaccaatcATTCTCTCCCTTTCATCCGTGATGGCGTTATTATAtgatgttcaatcccattattcgcgggtaaaagagtagcccacatgTTGAAAAATGGTTGCGATGACTAGaggccttctctctggtcttttactgctaaattagggacggctaacaaaaatagctctcgtgtaacgtatagtgtaaaatatgtatgtataacatAAACTCGATGATATGtctaaacaaatgtatatatatttaggcTATATTTCTTGTTGTGAATTGCTATTTACATCAATAGATTCACCGTGCAATGTATTAGAAGTTGCAGCCATTTTGAAATAACGAAGTGATCCTTCTTAATGTGCACCAGTGAACCTTGAGTAACCTGCTGGTTAATGCGCCTAGAACAAAATATTCGGTTCGCGTGTTCAAATACCGCTATCAAAAATGCTCACTACTTCAGCTGTAGGGgattataatgtgaagatcaatacCACTGTTCGATTagaatagctcaaaagttggttGTGGATTATGTTTAACAGCTGTCagccctctagtctatcacttttaaaCTATAGATTATGATTTATCTCGGTCGAGTCTCCAGttcattttgttacatattataagttcaaatagcctgaaactgaattaatataatttcaatatacaagttaattaaatgtagatttGCGTCAAATGTATTTATCATATTTGCCATAGATTTTTccttaacatattttaatatatgaacaAAAGCACAAcctataataatggttattataaatactgTCCTATATACAAGAGgttaacaaacttacaaacaatattgagacTTCTATCCGATCCGGAACTCCGTTGATATCTATCGATGGTTCACAATGAGCCAATTAATTATGAGTTGATACAGGTACAAGtcacttaacagggagctagtTAGCTTTTCGCTGATCACACATGAGTTTTTACACCACATAAGGTATATAAcgtcttcataaaaatactaacgtccgataTTAATCCCCCAAAGTTAagcgatttgtaatgttcgaaagcTACAAACATTTCTGCTCAATATCTGAAGTTTCCTAATTAATAAGTGCTAAACACAGTTTTTAGTATACTAAcagtagcaaaccaacaatatatgctGTCCTTTGACACGTTGTGTCGGTCAGTGTTATTATCTTtagaggagagtttctagaaatttcagctaaggcaAAAATATTGAATTCATATACATACAATATTGATgtttacactcaagaatcttctaaaaATGTATTCAGTAGGCGGAAATtttgcaatatacatttaacattataaattatgtacatttctaaatatatatttaactgaaacaaatattgatattaatataaatacatgataTGAAATCCATCGCAACggataaaataaatatctctTGACTATCTTTGCACGAAgttcagcaacaacaaaaaataccacAGTTAACTTTACACTTCTTTCTCAAtacaactgttgttattataactGTGTTCTTACACTATGCAGTATACAACTATCATTCAGTCATCAGTTGGCATACATAATATCAAAAAGTATGTAGTATACAACCATCCTTCAGTCATGAGTTCACATATATAATATCAATAAGTATGTAGTATGCAACCACCATTCAGTCATTAGTTGACATATATAATATCAATAAGTATGTTTTTCCTTGAACACGAACATAAAATCTTCTAAACCGTACTTTACTCTCCTCATAAAACTttcgaaatttattttaatatactgttaCTACGCAGATTAAATTACCAAACAGAGATTATAAACGTTTTAGtgagaaaatttttgtttttcttagataCGTGAGGTCGAGGTAAAGATCATTACGCAGACTTTGCTACAGTATAAAAAGGAGTTGAAGGAACTCATGTTTGGTTTTCCGTTTCAAACCAATATCCTACATCTAAGATGAGAACAGACGTCTTAACAGAAACGTCGCTGAGCTCTACCTTTGCTATAACAGTTCTTTCAGCAGCTTGTATTGTTTGTATCCTTCGATGGTTCTTAAGACGACCAAGGAACTTTCCACCAGGTCCTTTCGGTCTTCCTGTCGTCGGATATCTTCCTTTCTTCAGCAAAAAACCTTTTATAGATTTAATAGATCTCAGTAAGAAATATGGAAAAGTGTTCAGGTAGTATTTTGTACATTTTGCacttgaaaaattcaaaataaaattaaaagtttgattaTTAAGACTTGATTAAGGGTATTTACTAATTActcaaaaaatattgattaacAGAAAGCTCgttatgattaattataataaaggaaGCACAGGATGAGCAAAAGATGAATGTGgaaaattgttgtttttgaattaagcacaaagctacacaatgggctatctgtgctctgcccaccacgggtatcgaaacccggattttaacgttacaagtccgcaaacatacgGCTAAGCCACGGGGGGGGGGCGAATGCGGAAAATGTAACGtgttaaaaactttgttatttaaacgttttatttattaatttaatgtaataaaatattttattcgccTTTAGTTTATTTGATGTGAGATTCTAAGGCCTAACTTTGGTAAATCAGTTTTGCCATAAATAgtctattaattaaaaaaataattaattaattattcgtactttcttttattttaaactaaagcagACAGTGTTAGAAGGTTCTACAAAACACAACCTTAATTAGTTTAAGTGAAGGTAAGTTAACATTgaaatttatttccttttcaaaacattaaacaaaatattcgaGAAAGCAGTTGCAGGAAACGTAGCGAATAGTATCTCTGGCCTTACGGTTAGTAAATTACTTAGAATTTCACTTCAGTTATAAAgtgattgaaaattttaaaacataggTCAAATAATAACAagaatgctttgtttgttttggaatttcgcacaaagctactcgagggctatctgtgctagccgtccctaatttagcagtctaagactagaaggaaggcagctagtcatcaccacccaccgccaattcttgggctactcttttaccaacgaatagtggaattgaccgtcacattataacgcccccacggcaaagggcgagcatgtttggcgcgacggggatgcgaactcgcgatcctcagattacgagtcgcacgccttaacacgctttgccatgccgggctaacAAGAATGCATCATGCTTATCTACACGTGCATGTATTTGAAACACATTCCTCAACACTTCTAGATCCACCAAGtttgcgggcccggcatggccaagcgtgttaaggtgtgcgactcgtaatctgagggttgcgggttcgcatccccgtcgcgccaaatatgctcgccctttcagccgtgggggcgttataatgtgacggtcaatcccactattcgttggtaagagagtagcccaagagttggcggtgggtggtgatgactagctaccttccctctagtcttacactactaaattagggacggttagcacagatatccctcgagtagctttgtgcgaaattcaaaacaaacaaacaaaaccaagttTGCAGCAATTTTCTGTGTTGTCGATAAAATTCATTTCTGATACAGTAAGAATGTAATTTATACGATAAAAAAAGGCAACCACAGTCTGTGTTGTTAACAGATGGATGAGTTGTGTAAAAGGTATTCAATAAATGTACAAGTTATACACTTTTTATTGCTTCGCAAGTTAAACTATAAAATTCGGACGTCAAGATATCTTACCCTTTAACTGGTAGTGTGCTACCTCGATGTAATTATTAAATCCTTTAAAATCTTACAAATCTTACATTATTCGATAATGTATTTCCACAGCTGAATTTATTGTCTTAATATATTTTCTGCGTTCGATTTTAGCCTCCGTGTGGGAAGTCTAAATGTCGTCGTCCTTTGTGATTTTCTGGCTATAAAGGAAGCTATGAGCAAAGATGCTTTTCTAGATCGTCCACCAAATATACAGATTCAAGGACTGTCAGAAAATATAAGTAATGAATAACTGTATTAGTTTAAGgttacttttaaaactttatgATCTAAAGTATTTAAACAGTTGTAAATATCATACAGTTTGTAGTTACTTTTAACACTAAGCTTGAATTCCTTTGTCTAATTAAGATGCAATGTATTAGTTACGACTTTATTCTTTATCATGATTACACTAAAAGCTTAGATGCTATGTAACAACCAGTTCTTTATCGTGGTTATAACAAAAGCTTTGATGCTATGTAACAACCAGTTCTTTATCGCGGTTATAACAAAAGCTTTGATGCTATGTAACAACCAGTTCTTTATCATGATTATGCTAAAAGCGTTGATGCTATGTAACAACCAGTTCTTTAACGTGATTATAATAAGAGCTTTGATGCTACGTAACAACCAGTTCTTTATCGTGATTGTAATAAAAGCTTAGATGCTATGAAACAACCAGTTCTTTATCGTGGTTATAACAAAAGCTTTGATGCTATGTAACAACCAGTTCTTTATCGTGATTATGCAAAAAGCTTTGATGCTATGTAACAACCAGTTCTTTATCGTGATTATAATAAGAGCTTTGATGCTATGTAACAACCAGTTCTTTATCGTGATTATAATAAGAGCTTTAATGCTATGTAACAACCAGTTCTTTATCGTGATTGTAATAAAAGCTTAGATGCTATGTAACAACCAGTTTTTTATCGTGGTTATAACAAAAGCTTTGATGCTATGTGACAACCAGTTTTTTATCGTGGTTATAACAAAAGCGTTGATGCTATGTAACAACCAGTTCTTTAACGTGATTATGCAAAAAGCTTTGATGCTATGTAACAACCAGTTCTTTATCGTGATTATAATAAAAGCTTTGATGCTATGTAACAACCAGTTCTTTATCGTGATTATGCAAAAAGCTTTGATGCTATGTAACAACCAGTTATTTATCGTGATTATAATAAAAGCTTTGATGCTATGTAACAACCAGTTATTTATCGTGATTATAATAAAAGCTTTGATGCTATGTAACAACCAGTTCTTTGTCTCACTgaaactgtgtttattataataacaaaatgaaagtcTATTCTGAGGACAAACCCGGTTTATTGCTGCGAACAACTTTTACAATAGGGTAAAAAggctatatattatttaattatacaaattaatagATGTTTGTGTGCTGTGTAATAGTTTATTCCATTTTTTCCAGGTTTTCTATCAGTGAATGGAAATTGGTGGAAAGAACAACGACGATTTTCTGTTCAAATCTTACGCAATCATGGCTATGGTAAAACAAAAATGGAAGACTACATCaaggttaataattttgttaaaatctgtgaaatatttaaagttattggaataaaatgtgtttttgatatgttatgttaaaaatacGTGAAACCAGTGCCCTTTTCACattatttgttgaaattaaaaagtaaattagaaatctaatatttataacaatagaatgaaaaatatattgtttccatAACTGACTGTAGAGAGTTCGAAGattaaaactacagtaataaaatagACCCACTTGAAAATGCTTGATTATAACCGTAAATATTTCTGTCTACCTGTAACTTAATGGGTCACATGATACAGCGCAGGTTAACACATTtttcagctttgtgtttaataacaaatgtaGAAGTCTAGTAGTAATTTCAAGTTTCAGATGAAGTCATAAAAACATTCGAAGCAGAATTACACGTTCACGTTAGTTTTCAAATGATACTCAAAGATTATTCAGTACTTCAAAGATATCGATTGTAGTTGTTATCCTTGATACACTACAGTATATACACATGTATTCACTGATCTGTTCTCAACCTTTCCCATGTCGTAGTATTGTGTTCTGCTACATAAGAGGCGCTAAAATAAACTAAAGTCAGAAAATGATATGCTTTAAATTGTTAGTGTGTAAATGTTAATTTTCTAAATTGAAAGTATAATGTACAACAGAATTTCATATCTAAACTTCGTTCTTGACTAAATCGATTTATGAAATCTATTTTTATTACCCCTTTGGAGTATAGGAAGAAATCAGTATTATTTTGGATCATCTGGCCTCTCTGAATGGTGCTGTTTGTGACATACGAGAAATATTAGTTCCAAGCATGTCCAACATCATTTCAGCATTTATCTTTGGTCGGAGATTTGAATATGATGACCCAAAAAGAAAATACTTAGATAAAAGACTCAGTGAATTTATAGAGCACGTAAAATGGTTTGACCTGAAAACTTTTTTTCCGTGGATGAAACCGTTTCTGTCCGCTCTAAACTCAAGATATAAAACATCGACAGTAGAATTACTGGCATTCATTCGGTACgtaatttttaaattcaagttaaatacttattgttataaatgtgCGCTGTATCATGTGTTAGGGAATAACATGTTAAACCACTGTGTCGTTTGTTGCATGCATAGTATATTTAACGTTACGATAATTTAGAAATctttatatttcactattaaaGAACTATTTTATTAACGTGGTTAGCTCATTAAATGGATATTTCACTGCtaagtacattttaaaatgaaaaacttccttaagttttttctattattttcaagACATTTCACTTACcgagttaaattaaaaataaatatttgtgaaattgaTATAGCTATAAATTCTAcgtttaatttgtgtatgtgtatactAATACAATAATTAGTATTGTTGGTAATAGTTGGTACtgaaatttattgatatatatttctttaagcTCTTTGGATTTATTGATACTCTTTAGTGAATGTTTCTAGTGTCTGGTACACTGTATTTTATCTGGTGCCCATAGTTACATACTTGACATTTGTTGGTTTCGTTGACTGATTGTTATTTGACTAGTAAATCTTAATGCATGCTTTTCTTGTATTGTACCTTTTTGCTTCAACTAGGAAATTTTAGCCAATGTTGTCAATTCGTTTTATATTTCTTGCCGTACATGACCTAAAGTGTTTTTGTGGATTTTTAGAAAAGGAATATAAAGAAGTGAGGGTATATTGAATAACTCctatcaaaatgaaaattatttcagtGAAGAAATCAACAACCACAAGAAGAGGTTAGATGAAAACAATCTCCAAGATTACATCAGCTCCTTTTTGGTTGAAATGAGGGACcggaaaaaataaacaactcatCTTTCACAGGCAAGTTCAACTTCTTTGTAGTACAAGTAACATCCTATCTATCGCACGCAATT of the Tachypleus tridentatus isolate NWPU-2018 chromosome 13, ASM421037v1, whole genome shotgun sequence genome contains:
- the LOC143236289 gene encoding cytochrome P450 2J4-like, which translates into the protein MRTDVLTETSLSSTFAITVLSAACIVCILRWFLRRPRNFPPGPFGLPVVGYLPFFSKKPFIDLIDLSKKYGKVFSLRVGSLNVVVLCDFLAIKEAMSKDAFLDRPPNIQIQGLSENISFLSVNGNWWKEQRRFSVQILRNHGYGKTKMEDYIKEEISIILDHLASLNGAVCDIREILVPSMSNIISAFIFGRRFEYDDPKRKYLDKRLSEFIEHVKWFDLKTFFPWMKPFLSALNSRYKTSTVELLAFIREEINNHKKRLDENNLQDYISSFLVEMRDRKKYDMLRGNVRVWFLGGSGTVRTTIEWCLLTMATYPDVQKRVQKEIDSVIGRERLPSWDDNVHFHYTQAVLYEVQRWQTIVPLSLLRYTNEDSTVQGYNIPKGTTVINNIWAVHNDPRYWKKPNEFFPEHFLSQDGTTFVKSEYFIPFCVGKRSCPGEKMAIVEIFLYFVSILQRFTVALSAGEKPNFDGICEVTWDPKFHHLMFLSR